The following DNA comes from Anopheles coustani chromosome 2, idAnoCousDA_361_x.2, whole genome shotgun sequence.
GCTTCTAGCCATTTCAACCGTTTTGGGGGTTGAGACTCCTTATCACGCACACCCACATATACCTTCACCTTCGCGGTTTTACATAAACGGGGTTTACCGGGGCCAGTGGAATTTGTAACCGCCGTCAAGAGCAGATCCATGTCATTACTTTTGGTCTGCCGAGTGATCGCTCTGGCTACGCCAGACGTGACAGTTAGAAACCTCGCTTGCCAGTGACACGGCAAGATGGATATTGTGTTGCCGACGTTCAACGATGAATAGAAACCCCGTAACCGATTGCCGACATGCCTTTGAACAAAGATCAAGAAACGTTTCGGGGTGGTTGGCTACCGAAACCGTGGGACGGAGTGAAATAGCTAATCTTAAGAGGATAATTTAAACCGAGCTATTATTTGAATGTTAATTGGATACCTTTGCAAACATCGtgaataatttttctttttgtattaagaaaagaaaagcctgGGAAAGTCATGTTATGATTATACTAACTTGTGGCAAATCGTTTTGCATAAAAACGATTCAATCAAGTTGCCATTGATGAAATAAAGAATTCAGTTTTCAGTCAACCCAAAAACTTGAACGAAAATGTGTGATTAGATAAAATACATATAAGCAACTTATTACTTACCCATTCACAGCCCAGGTATCGTTATGGGATCCACCAGCGATCTGGAGCATCTGCTTGCGTATGCTACCGCACCGCGTGTGCagcatcgtcatcatcctcGGAGGCACTAGAGTATCGGCCAGGCCGGAAATGAATAGTATCGGGGCGGAAACGAATTGAATTTTATCGATCGATAGAAACTGATTCCGGTACAGGAGCAGGGGTAAATATTTGACGCACGGATGGATCAGCTCGACCGCCATATCCGGGATGCTGGTGAACGTGTTCTCCACAATCACGCCCATCAGCTTAGAGCCATAAACGGCATCGGCGGCAAGGTCGATCGTAACGGCTCCACCGAGTGACCGACCGAACACTATTATCTGACCATGGTCCAGATCGTGCCGGGTAAACAGATGGTCGAGCACCGTACGGGCGTCGGCAAAGAAACCTTTCTCGCTCGGTGTGCCGGTGGATAGACCGTATCCACGGTATTCCACCATCAGCACGTTACACTGAAGGGTGTGGAAAAATCCGCTGGCATTTTGCAACCGATGACCCATGTTGCCCGCATTGCCATGGAAATATATGATCGTAGGCACATAGCGACCCTTCTCTCCCGGATGTCGTATCCAGAAAGCGTGCAACGATATGGCGTCGCGTGTCTTCAGGTGTAACGTTTCGTAAGGCAACCCGTGCATCGATGGAACCGGGATAAATATTCGCGAATTGGCTGGCAGCTCTGGATGGTACAGTAGGTTGTCCTGTGCGTGGTAAAGAATACCTACGGAGTAAGTTAGAAATGATAGTTATAAGGTGCGTTTTGACAAACAATTGCTAGCGACTCTACGTTACCTGATAGGGCGAATAAAAGTAGCAGAAAGGTAAAAAGACCACCGTAAACGATGTATATCAGGAAGGCCGCTATCAGAGCTGCTCCACTGGCGGCCCATATTCGCATAGCAATTCCGCTCAGCACCCGCACGATTCTCCAATCGCGGAATGGCATTTTGGACGGTGTTTTACGGGGTACTTAAACTTCCAAACACGAACTTCTAACAGAACGGGTGTATATGGTACGCGTCGGAGCGTAGTATTACTGAAGTATTCTAACGAGACCAAGTGGGTACATCGTAATACAAACTATGGCTTTAACACAATTCCCAAAATATGGCCATTTGCTTGTAGCGAACTGCATATGCTGGTACTAGTTTGTCGTTTTCTATCGGCATGATTCACTTGTGTGCACATGGTTTGCAGACGCAGGAAACGATTTCACAAGTTTATCACAACTTCTACCGGCTTGAGAACATCGGAAAGCAATGAAACAAACTTTTCTTTGACCAATTCAATAAATATTGCATGGAATTCCATTTGTTATCGTTGcgtttgttgatattttgTGGTTCGTTGTAGCGTTGGCAAAATCGGGATTCGGAGAACTCGGACCGTGGCCGTCAAATCCTATTTGACGGATTCAAATGaactttgatttgtttgaaactCTATTTGCTTTTATGCTAACTTGATTGGATTGTGATTTTCTCACGTAAATTAtcattgaataaattaatcaaatgATAGATATAACCGAAAAGTTGGATATGCAATCATGATATGCATGATTGGGATTCGGAGTTGGAGCGGTGATTCTATTTTGCCACCACTAGTACTTTCAAACCGGATTCACGtaataattcaataaaacacCGCTTCAACCCCAACCCCTGTAAACCGTACGATACCAGATGGCGGAATTATCTGTCAGATCAAATTGTTATAAACAGCTTTTCACGTTTTACATCGCACGACGACCAGAAACGCAAGAAAATCTATATCCTAGCCAAGCTCAGTTTCCCGTGTGTGAAGATACTCGACCCCTAGGATGGCCAAACGCGGTGCACAATCGACGCTCGACCATTTGAACTGGAACGAAGACGAAACACCGGAAGAAGTAGGCGAGTTTGCCAAGGCAAGCGAGGATGTTATAAAACAGCGAGTCATCAAGAAGGCCCGGCGTCGCGTTGCGGGTGATGCGGACAGTACTGCGGCAGCGACGTCTTCCGTGTTCGGAGGATTCAAGGGATTCCAGTCAACCCCGCTGGCCACGAAACCGGAAGCCGGTGCAGCAAAAACATTCTCCTTTTTAGCGACTCTCGGTGCGAACTCGAACGGTAATGGCGCCGCCGGTGTGTCTTCCAGCGGCACTGTGGGCAGCAGTAGCGCCACACCGATGTTTTCGTTCGGATCCAACGCAAGCGCACCGGCGGCAGCAGTGGATGCTGGCAAAAATACGTTCACATTTGGATCT
Coding sequences within:
- the LOC131263141 gene encoding protein ABHD13 encodes the protein MPFRDWRIVRVLSGIAMRIWAASGAALIAAFLIYIVYGGLFTFLLLLFALSGILYHAQDNLLYHPELPANSRIFIPVPSMHGLPYETLHLKTRDAISLHAFWIRHPGEKGRYVPTIIYFHGNAGNMGHRLQNASGFFHTLQCNVLMVEYRGYGLSTGTPSEKGFFADARTVLDHLFTRHDLDHGQIIVFGRSLGGAVTIDLAADAVYGSKLMGVIVENTFTSIPDMAVELIHPCVKYLPLLLYRNQFLSIDKIQFVSAPILFISGLADTLVPPRMMTMLHTRCGSIRKQMLQIAGGSHNDTWAVNGYYQGVAQFLKECRETKGPLQTAPVSHNVWPQIEEI